In Diceros bicornis minor isolate mBicDic1 chromosome 21, mDicBic1.mat.cur, whole genome shotgun sequence, the sequence GGGCTGACCCCCACTGCCTCGAGCAGCTAGGATTGGTGGTTGGCTGTTATGCGGCCTACAGGGCTGGGGGTAACCCACTCAGACAGAAGCCTCTCTGGGGAGACGGGAGGGCTAGGGCAGGGGCCTGGCTCTGGACCCTCCAAGGCACCTGGCTGTGGTGAGTGGCAGGTAGAGAGGACTAGGGAGACCTTGAGGGTGAGGCAGTCAGTGGGGCTAGACCAGCCCCACCCCCCAAGAAACAGGCTGTCTGGACAGCAGACATATGTTACTATATTAGTCTGGTCTTTTTGGTTAGACTTTAGGCACCGCTTGGGAGGAAGACACCTTTAAACGTTAAAGAAAGACCCCAGCGCCTGGGCAGGGAGCCTGGCCACATGCAGAGCAGGAGGGCAGGGTGCAGGCAGGGGGTCAGGCCACAGCAGACTCAGGGCCCCCCAGGGAGGACGTGGGCCCCGAGGCATAGCGGCGGCCATAGCCTGAGGAAGagtaagaggaggaagagaaggtcaTGGAGAAGCCGGAGCCAGTGGCATCAAAGCTGCCACGGCGGGAGCCCGCCCGGGAGCCAGTGCGCGAGCCGGTACGTGAGCCGGCCGTGGAGCCTGAGCCGCTGACGCTGTAAGGGCTGTAGTAGCCCTTGCTGGACTGGGCGGCGGCCTCCAGCAGCCGCAGCCCCGTGCCCTCCTCCACCATGCTGCGGTCCAGTGCGTCCTTGTAGGAGATCTTGAGCTTGGTCTTGGGGCAGGTGAGGTACTTGGAGTGCGCACCAACGTCTCGCAGCTTCTGGGCAGTGCGGGCGTCCACCGTGCCACGCTGCAGGGCCTCGTCGAGAGGCACGCGGCCTGGCACGTCGGGCTCAATCAGGCCGCCTGTCAGGTACTGCACCTCCAGGAAGCGCTGGCCTGCCTCATAGTAGAGCCAGCCCTTCTTAAGGGCCTGGGCGGCCGACATCTTGGTCTTGGTGCGTGGGTCCTCGAAGCCACAGAAGGCCTTCTGGGCCAGGTTGATGCGGTCCACCATGATCTTGTCCACCAGGCCCTTGTTGACGGCGTCGGTGACGGGGAAGCGCTCACCAGTGTTGGGGTCAATGATGCCCCCGGTGCAGGCCTGTGCCTCCAGCAACCGCTGCCCGGTGATATTGTCCACCAGGTTGCGGTGCATGGCCTCTGTGATGGACACCTTCTCCAGTGTCTCCGTGTCCAGGATGCCGGCCACAGGGCCCGTTTCCTCGGTGGGGTCGGACCAGGAGGCCAGCTGGGTTCTGGAGACAGCAGGGCTGATGGGGTAGGAGGAGGAGGACCCCACAGACGAAGAGCGGGAGCGGAATCCGCTGGCGTTGCCCGAAAGCATGTCGGCAAACTCGGTGATAGAGAGTGTGCCGGCGCGGTACTGGTCCAGCGCTGATCGGTCGATGAGGTTCTTGGCAATGGCCTCGTCGATGTCATACTGGCGGCCCGAGCGGCGGTCGATGATCATGGACTTGACCACGCCGTCTGAGGAGGAGATGGTGATCTCCTCCCACTCACACTCCTGCTCAGACAGCTCCAGGTATGTCTGGTGGTCAATGAGGCCCTTGCGGTAGGCCTCGTACACCGACATCTCCTTGCCCGTCTCGGGGTCCACAATCACCACGCGGCGCTTGCGCACCGAAGACTTGGAGGACGTCTTCCGTTCCCGCTTCTTCTCCTTCAGTGGCAAGAGGCATAGGCCCGTCTGAGGGTCCGTGATGCAGCGCTCCATCAGCTGCAGGTAGGTGAGGTTCTCCTCTGTGTTGGGATCGAAGAAGCCTTTGGTGTCATCCGAGGGGTCAGTCAGGATCTCGTTCATCTCCTCGTCAAAGAGGCCGCGCTTGTAGGCCACCTCCACGGGCAGCCGGTGGCTCTCCTCAGGGTCGATGATGCCGCCTGTCGCGATCTGGGCCTCCAGCAGGCGGATGCCGTGGTCCTTCAGGATCAGGCCCTTCTTCATGGCCTGGAAGAGGGAGATGAGCTTCCCGGAGTAGGGGTCCTTATAGCCAGTGACGGCGCGCTCGGCTGACAGCAGCTTGTCCTTGAACTCAGGGCCCACAATGCCCATGCGCACGGCCTCTTCCACAGTCAACTTGAGCCCTTTGATGGGGTCGATGACATAACCGGTGGCCGCCTGTGCCTCCAGGAGCTCAAAGGCTGTGCCGGGGCGGATGATGCCCTTCTTCATGGCCTGGTACACCGACAGCCGCTCCTTGGTGGCATCAACAAAGACACCAGCGATGCAGCTAGTGCCCTCCAGGAACTTCTGTAGGCTCTTGGAGACCTCCTCGATGGAGGTCAGGCCCTCCTGCAGCTGCAGCGCTGTGGCCTCATCCATGACCTGAGAACGCACCAGCTCCTCCACTGTGATTTGCTTGCGCAGGCCGCGAAAAGTCAGCTTGCGGGCGTCCGAGAGCGGCAGGAGCAGCTGGCCGCTGTTCTCGTCGTGGCGGCACCGCCTGAGCAGCTGTGTGTAGCTGAGGCGCTCGTCTGTGGAAGGATCCAGATAGCTGCGCACCTCGCTGGGCTCCGATAGCTGGTCGTGTGTGTCCTTGTTGAGGTAGCCGCGCTGGTAGGCCACCTCCAGCGGGAGATGGAAGCCCAGGCGTGGGTCCACAATGCCGCCCGTGGCCAGCTGGGCATCCAGCAGCCGCAGGGCCTCCTCAGCAGGAATCAGATCCTTCTTCATGGCCTGGAAGAGCGAGATAGTCTGCTCCGTGTAGGGGTCGCGGTAGCCAGTCACAGCGCGCTCAGCTGAGAGCAGCCGGTCGTGCAGCTCAGGGCCCACCAGGCCCTTCCGCACAGCCTCATCTACAGTCAGCCGCTCGCCCTTCACCGGGTCCAGCAGGAAGCCTGTGGCTGCCTGTGCCTCCAGCAGTAAGCGGGCCACCTCGGCACTCAGCAGCCCCTTCTTGAGAGCCTGGTATACGGTCAGCGTCTGCCTAGAGCCAGGCAGGTAGACGCCGGCCACACAGCCTGTGCCGTAGAGGTAACGCCAGGCCGACTCTGCCTCGAGCACCTCGCGGAGGCTCTTGGTGCCCTCCCGGAGCAAGTTATAGGTCTCTCGGGAGATGACCTGGGCCTCGTACAGGTCCTCAGCAGTGAGGCGGCGGCGGATATAATCGTAGGAAGCCAGGTTCTGCTGGCGAATGATCTCGGTCTTCTCGATGATctcgatgatgatgatgatcatgcGCTCCTTGGTCACCCGGCCAGCCTGGAAGTCAGCCATCAGCCGGGCCCGCTGCTCCTCAGGGATCAGGTCCGATTGCATCACCTCCCACAGGGACATAGTGGAGCCGCCGTGGCTGTCACTACCAGGGATGTCAATCCGCGTCTCCTCGAACGCCCTCCGGGTCTCCTCCTCAGTGTACACCTGCGTGgtctccaccacctccaccttctCTGCTCCTTTCAGTGGCAGGAGGCGCAGGCCTGTCTCGGGGTCCTCCACGCAGCGCTCCAGCAACTGCAGGTAGGTGAGGTTCTCGTGCGTGTTGGGGTCGAAGAAGCCCTTGGTGTCATCGCTCGGGTCCGCCAGGACACGGTTCATCTCCTCGTCGAAGTAGCCGCGCTGGTAGGCCACCTCCACGGGCAGGCGATGGCTGTGCACGGGGTCGATGATGCCGCCCGTGGCAATCTGGGCCTCCAGCAGGCGGATGCCGTGGTCCCTGACGATGAGGCCCTTCTTCATGGCCTGGAAAAGAGAGATGGTGGTGCCTGAGTATGGGTCCTTGTAGCCCGTCACAGCTTTCTCAGCTGACAGCAGCTTCTCATGCAGCTCGGGGCCCACGACGCCAGCCTTCACGGCCTCATGGACGTACAGGCGCTGGTTCCGCACGGGGTCCACCAGAAAGCCAGTAGCTGCCTGGGCTTCAAGCAGGAGAGTGGCCGTGCTGGGCCTCAGCAGGCCCCGCCGCATGGCCTCATAGATGGTCACCTTCTCCTTAGAGTCCTCCAGGTAGATGCCAGCAAGACAGCCACTGCCCTGCAGGAGCGTCCGCACGGAATCCACCTCTGCCAGTTCCTTGACTGATGTCTTGCCATCTTTGAGCTGCTCAAACTGGGCCTTGCTAAGGACCCCAGAGGCCAGGAGCTCGCTAGCCGGCACCGGGGCACGGAGGCCGCTGAAAGAGAGCCTCTCCTGCCGCACGGTCTCCACCTCCTCGACAATGGTGATGAGGATCTTGATGATCTTCTCCACGGTGACCTTGCCCGTGCGGAACTGCCGCAGCAGCTCCCGCCTCTGCTCCTCCGTGAAGTACTCGGAGCTGATGAGCTCCCACACCGTCACTGTCCTGCCCTTGAAGCTGCCCATGGGGACCTCGACGGTGGCCTTCTGAAAGGTCTCACGGGCCTGGAGCTCAGAGTAGAGCTCCTCCTGCCGGGCCCGGGCAGCCTTCTCAGAGAGTGGCAGCAGCCTCAGCTCCGTCAGCTGGTCAGGCCGGCActgctgctggagctggctgTAGGTGACTGGTTCCCGCGAACAGGGGTCGTAGTAGGTTTTGGCATCATCCCTGGGCGCCGACAAGGCTTTGCTGGTCTCCTCGTCCAAGTAGCCCCGGGCACAAGCGACGTCCAGGGGCACACGGTGGCTCTTGCTGGGGTCCACGATGCCACCAGTGGACAGCTGGGCGTCCAGCAGACGCAGGCCCTGCTCCTTGGGGATGAGGCCCTTCTTCAGAGCCTGGAACAGGGAGACACTCTGCCCTGAGTAGGGGTCCTTGTAGCCCGTCACAGCCTTCTCAGCTGACAGCAGCTTCTCgtgcagctcaggccccaccaggccggcACGCACTGCCTCATCCACAGTCAGCCGGGCGCTTGTGGCAGGGTCGATGATGTGCCCGGTGCCGGCCTGGGCCTCCAGTAGGGCCACAGCCACCTCTGGTTGTAGGAGGTCTTTCTTCAGGGCCTCATAGATACTCAGCTTCTGCCCCATCTcctccagccacacgcccgcgaTGACGTTGGCACCTCGCAGGGCCTGCCGCACAGTATCCACCTCGGCTACCTCTCGCACTGAGCACTTACCCTGCTGCAGCTGGCAGTAGATGTCGTGGTCAATGACCCTGCTCTCGAGCAGCTCAGCAGCGGGTACCAGGGCACGCAGGCCCTCAAAGCAGAGCTGGCCCTTCTGCTCATGCTCCTCGACCACCGTGATGACGATCTTGATGATCTTCTCCACGGTCACCTTGCCCGTGCGGAATTGCCGCAGCAGGTCTCGCCGCTGCTCCACTGTGAAGTATTCAGAGTTGATGAGCTCCCAGATGGTCACCATCTTGCCCTGGAACTTGCCAAATGGCGCGGACACAGTGGCTTTCTCAAACACATCCCGGGCCTCTGAGTCAGTGTAGACCAGCTCACCGCCCTTGGCAGCCTGATCTGTGAGCGGCAGGAGGCGCAGGCCCGTCTCGGGATCCTCCACGCAGCGCTCCAGCAGCTGCAGGTAGGTGAGGTTCTCGTGCGTGTTGGGGTCGAAAAAGCCCTTGGTGTCATCGCTTGGGTCCGCCAGGACGCGGTTCATCTCCTCGTCAAAGTAGCCGCGCTGGTAGGCCACCTCCACGGGCACACGGTGACTGTGCACGGGGTCGATGATGCCGCCCGTGGCAATCTGGGCCTCCAGCAGGCGGATGCCGTGGTCCCTGACGATGAGGTCCTTCTTCATGGCCTGAAAGAGGGAGATCTGCTCCCCAGTGTAGGGGTCTTTATAGCCGGTGACGGCGCGCTCGGCCGACAGCAGCTTGTGATGCAGCTCGGGGCCCACAACGCCCTCCTTCACGGCCTCATTGACAGTCAGCCGCCGGTTCTGCACAGGATCCAGGAGGAAGCCCGAGGccgcctgggcctccagcaggatGAGGGCTGTGCCCGGGCTCAGTAGCTGCCTCCGCAGGGCCGTGTAGACACTCAGCTTCTCATTGGTGGGCTTCACCAGCAGCCCAGCGATACTGCTGCGGCCCTGCAGGTAGCAGCGCACATCCTCCCGCTGTGCAAGCTCGGCCACTGTGGTGCGGCCTTGTGTCAGCCACTGCAGCTCCTCCGCACTCAGGATGCCCACCTCCTGCAGCCGCTGGGCCGGCACCTTCTGCCGCAGGCCGTCAAAGGCATGCTCAGGCTCTGCCTCTGTGGCGGGGCCATCGGGTGCATCTCGGCCATTGGGGAGCACTTTGACAGCCACGGCCTGCAAAGCGGCAATCTCCTCTGAATGCGCCAGTGCAGCCCGGTGCTCCTCCTCCAGGCGCTGCAGCCGCTCACGCAGCCTCTGGTTCTCCTCAGCCAGCAGCTTCTCCTGCTGCTGTCGTTGCTGGTCCAGGCGCTGCAGCTCCTCTTGCTTGCGCCGCACACCCTCCTCAGCCTCATGCTGCCGCCGCCGGGCTTCCTCCATGCTGGCCACCAGCTGCTGCTTCTCCCGCTCCATCTGTTCCTGCTGCCGCTGCTGCTCTGCACGCAACTTCTGCGCCTTGGCCACCTCGTCCTGGAAGAGCTGCTCCAACTTGGCCTTCTCCTGCTCGATGAAGCGCTCCCGCTGTAGCAGGCTGTCCTTCTCGGAGAGGAAGCTCTGTTGTAGGGCCTGTGTCTCCTGCAGCAGCTGCTCCTGCTGCACCGTCTGCATCTGTAAAGGGGGCAGGGAGCAGTCAGGGACATCAGGGACCCCGGGAACCCCTGCCACCCCATGTGATAGCGGCAACTCCCACCCTGAGCCTGCCCGCTTGCGTGTGGAGAGAGAGCCGGTACCTCCTCAGACTTGAGCTGCAGCAACTTGGCCTCCTGCTTAAGCTTCTCCTTCTCCCGCTCCAGCTCAGCGATGGCCTGCCGTAGGCACTCGGCATCATGGTCACTCTGCTGCCGCTGGATCTCAAGCGTCTGCACCAGCGTCACCTTCTCCTGTGTGGCAAGCTCAGTGCGGTGCAGCTTCTCGCctatttcctctgcctgcttCCGGAAGCGCTGGGCGTCCTCCTCTGCGCGGGCCTGGGCCCGGCTCATCTCGGCCACACGCAGCTTGAGGCGCTCAGCCTCGGCGCTCATCTCCAGCTGCCGCTGTCGCTCTGCCTCTAGAGTCCGCTGGAAGCCCTGCGTCTCCTGCTCCAGCTGCTGTGCCATCTGCTCCTTGTCTTCCTGCAGCCGGCGGGCCTGCTCTTGCGCAAGCTCCTTCTGTTGCTGCAGCAGCTCTGCCTCAGCCTTGAGCCGCGTAGCCTCCTGCACTGCCTGCATCTTCTCTTTGAGCATCTTCTCGGCCAGGGCCCGCTGCTGTGCCAGGTCCTCCTCGGCCAGCTCCCGCAGCCGCGCCGCCTCCTGGGCTGCCACACTCAAACGTGCGGCCTCCTCTGCCACGTGCTTCATCTTCTCAGCCTCCTCCTGCAGGACGCGCTGCGCGTTGTCCTTGTCCCGCAGGATGAGCGCGCGGTTCTCTGCCTCAATGCGTGCCTTGAGCTTGCCCAACTCCTCCATCTGCACACGCACAGAGAAGAGCTCCTCTTCCACCTGGCTGCGCTGTCGGGCTGCTTCTGTCACCTCAGCCTTCAGCCGCTGCAGCTCCTCATCCAAGATGCTTTTCTGGTGGTCCGTCTCCTCTAACTGCAGCCGCAGCGTCGTCAGCTCCTGTTCCACCTGCGCCTTCTGCCGCAGCGTCTGCTCAGCGAACTTCTTGTGCTTCTCCATCTCCGCGTCGGCTGCCTGCTTCTGCCGCAGGGCCGCCTGCTCCGCCTGTGCCCGCCGCGCCGCCTCCTGCTCAGCTTCCTTGCGCAGCTTCTCTGCGGCAGCCTGCGCCTGCGCCTGTGCCTGCGCCTGCTCCTCTGCTGACTGCTTCAGccgctctgcctcctccacctggCG encodes:
- the PLEC gene encoding plectin isoform X10, producing MSGEDHEVWAVAEDGSNGGSGSPSPGDTLPWNLGKTQWSRRSGGGSGGNGSVLDPAERAVIRIADERDRVQKKTFTKWVNKHLIKAQRHISDLYEDLRDGHNLISLLEVLSGDSLPREKGRMRFHKLQNVQIALDYLRHRQVKLVNIRNDDIADGNPKLTLGLIWTIILHFQISDIQVSGQSEDMTAKEKLLLWSQRMVEGYQGLRCDNFTSSWRDGRLFNAIIHRHKPMLIDMNKVYRQTNLENLDQAFSVAERDLGVTRLLDPEDVDVPQPDEKSIITYVSSLYDAMPRVPDVQDGVKANELQLRWQEYRELVLLLLQWIRHHTAAFEERKFPSSFEEIEILWCQFLKFKETELPAKEADKNRSKGIYQSLEGAVQAGQLKVPPGYHPLDVEKEWGKLHVAILEREKQLRSKFERLECLQRIVSKLQMEAGLCEEQLNQADALLQSDVRLLAAGKAPQRAGEVERDLDKADSMIRLLFNDVQTLKDGRHPQGEQMYRRVYRLHERLVAIRTEYNLRLKAGVATPVTQVTQVTLQSTQRRPELEDSTLRYLQDLLAWVEENQRRLDSAEWGVDLPSVEAQLGSHRGLHQSIEEFRAKIERARSDEGQLSPATRGAYRECLGRLDLQYAKLLNSSKARLRSLESLHGFVTAATKELMWLSEKEEEEVGFDWSERNANMATKKESYSALMRELELKEKKIKEIQNTGDRLLREDHPARPTVESFQAALQTQWSWMLQLCCCIEAHLKENTAYFQFFSDVREAEEQLRKLQETLRRKYTCDRSITVTRLEDLLQDAQDEKDQLNEYRGHLSGLAKRAKAIVQLKPRNPAHPVRGRVPLLAVCDYKQVEVTMHKGDECQLVGPAQPCHWKVLSSSGSEAAVPSVCFLVPPPNQEAQEAITRLEAQHQALVALWHQLHVDMKSLLAWQSLSRDVQLIRSWSLVTFRTLKPEEQRQALRSLELHYQAFLRDSQDAGGFGPEDRLQAEREYGSCSHHYQQLLQSLEQGEQEESRCQRCISELKDIRLQLEACETRTVHRLRLPLDKEPAQECAQRIAEQQKAQAEVEGLGKGVARLSAEAKKVLALPEPSPAAPTLRSELELTLGKLEQVRSLSAIYLEKLKTISLVIRSTHGAEEVLRAHEEQLKEAQAVPATLPELEATKAALKKLRAQAEAQQPMFDALRDELRGAQEVGERLQQRHGERDVEVERWRERVTQLLERWQAVLAQTDVRQRELEQLGRQLRYYRESADPLGTWLQDAKQRQERIQAMLLADSQAVREQLRQEKALLEEIERHGEKVEECQRFAKQYINAIKDYELQLVTYKAQLEPVASPAKKPKVQSGSENVIQEYVDLRTRYSELTTLTSQYIKFISETLRRMEEEEMQTVQQEQLLQETQALQQSFLSEKDSLLQRERFIEQEKAKLEQLFQDEVAKAQKLRAEQQRQQEQMEREKQQLVASMEEARRRQHEAEEGVRRKQEELQRLDQQRQQQEKLLAEENQRLRERLQRLEEEHRAALAHSEEIAALQAVAVKVLPNGRDAPDGPATEAEPEHAFDGLRQKVPAQRLQEVGILSAEELQWLTQGRTTVAELAQREDVRCYLQGRSSIAGLLVKPTNEKLSVYTALRRQLLSPGTALILLEAQAASGFLLDPVQNRRLTVNEAVKEGVVGPELHHKLLSAERAVTGYKDPYTGEQISLFQAMKKDLIVRDHGIRLLEAQIATGGIIDPVHSHRVPVEVAYQRGYFDEEMNRVLADPSDDTKGFFDPNTHENLTYLQLLERCVEDPETGLRLLPLTDQAAKGGELVYTDSEARDVFEKATVSAPFGKFQGKMVTIWELINSEYFTVEQRRDLLRQFRTGKVTVEKIIKIVITVVEEHEQKGQLCFEGLRALVPAAELLESRVIDHDIYCQLQQGKCSVREVAEVDTVRQALRGANVIAGVWLEEMGQKLSIYEALKKDLLQPEVAVALLEAQAGTGHIIDPATSARLTVDEAVRAGLVGPELHEKLLSAEKAVTGYKDPYSGQSVSLFQALKKGLIPKEQGLRLLDAQLSTGGIVDPSKSHRVPLDVACARGYLDEETSKALSAPRDDAKTYYDPCSREPVTYSQLQQQCRPDQLTELRLLPLSEKAARARQEELYSELQARETFQKATVEVPMGSFKGRTVTVWELISSEYFTEEQRRELLRQFRTGKVTVEKIIKILITIVEEVETVRQERLSFSGLRAPVPASELLASGVLSKAQFEQLKDGKTSVKELAEVDSVRTLLQGSGCLAGIYLEDSKEKVTIYEAMRRGLLRPSTATLLLEAQAATGFLVDPVRNQRLYVHEAVKAGVVGPELHEKLLSAEKAVTGYKDPYSGTTISLFQAMKKGLIVRDHGIRLLEAQIATGGIIDPVHSHRLPVEVAYQRGYFDEEMNRVLADPSDDTKGFFDPNTHENLTYLQLLERCVEDPETGLRLLPLKGAEKVEVVETTQVYTEEETRRAFEETRIDIPGSDSHGGSTMSLWEVMQSDLIPEEQRARLMADFQAGRVTKERMIIIIIEIIEKTEIIRQQNLASYDYIRRRLTAEDLYEAQVISRETYNLLREGTKSLREVLEAESAWRYLYGTGCVAGVYLPGSRQTLTVYQALKKGLLSAEVARLLLEAQAATGFLLDPVKGERLTVDEAVRKGLVGPELHDRLLSAERAVTGYRDPYTEQTISLFQAMKKDLIPAEEALRLLDAQLATGGIVDPRLGFHLPLEVAYQRGYLNKDTHDQLSEPSEVRSYLDPSTDERLSYTQLLRRCRHDENSGQLLLPLSDARKLTFRGLRKQITVEELVRSQVMDEATALQLQEGLTSIEEVSKSLQKFLEGTSCIAGVFVDATKERLSVYQAMKKGIIRPGTAFELLEAQAATGYVIDPIKGLKLTVEEAVRMGIVGPEFKDKLLSAERAVTGYKDPYSGKLISLFQAMKKGLILKDHGIRLLEAQIATGGIIDPEESHRLPVEVAYKRGLFDEEMNEILTDPSDDTKGFFDPNTEENLTYLQLMERCITDPQTGLCLLPLKEKKRERKTSSKSSVRKRRVVIVDPETGKEMSVYEAYRKGLIDHQTYLELSEQECEWEEITISSSDGVVKSMIIDRRSGRQYDIDEAIAKNLIDRSALDQYRAGTLSITEFADMLSGNASGFRSRSSSVGSSSSYPISPAVSRTQLASWSDPTEETGPVAGILDTETLEKVSITEAMHRNLVDNITGQRLLEAQACTGGIIDPNTGERFPVTDAVNKGLVDKIMVDRINLAQKAFCGFEDPRTKTKMSAAQALKKGWLYYEAGQRFLEVQYLTGGLIEPDVPGRVPLDEALQRGTVDARTAQKLRDVGAHSKYLTCPKTKLKISYKDALDRSMVEEGTGLRLLEAAAQSSKGYYSPYSVSGSGSTAGSRTGSRTGSRAGSRRGSFDATGSGFSMTFSSSSYSSSGYGRRYASGPTSSLGGPESAVA